Within the Bacteroides sp. genome, the region CGTCATTTTGCGCTGGATAGGCTCGTCGTTGGGGAAATAAACCAGGATGTGGAATGCAGAGCCCAGGGCTTGGTTCAGTTCAATGGCCCACTTGACCTTCTGTTTTGATCCTAGTTCAGTATCCAGGGGATAAACAAAGTTTTTGAATTTGTTATTCTCACTTTGTTTTTTTACCACAAACATCGGGGCGGGGGAGGTCGTAATCACCTTCAATGCGAAGCTGCCCAGCAAGAACTGTACCCCATTCTTCCCGTGGGTACCCATGAAAAGATAGGTGGCTTCAGTGGTTTTGGCAGTTTCGGCAATGGTGTTGAAAATGCTGCCTTCAGGAGCCATGAAATCCGCTTCTATTCCATACTGTGATTCAATCTTTTTGCAGATATCATTAAGTCTGCTGCCAATTGAATCAATGGTCTTTTTCTCCTTTTTCAACTTGCTCTTGGTTGTTTCATTTACAACATGCAGCACGACAAGTTTTGCCCCGGTGAGGCGCGCCATTTGTGCCGCGTTGTCAATGGCATAATCACCAATTTTGGTGAAATCGGTTGCAACGAGGATTACTTCTTTTTTTTCAGGTTCCATATTCTGTGGGGTTAGGTTCCTATTAGCTTTATATGGTTATTGGAAAGGCTCAGCCAAATTACGAAATTTTCATCATAAATAAAGTTTCTTTATACCATTGATCTTTTTTTGATCGAAATTTGTGGAGGTTTCGATCAAATCAAGGAGTTCTTTTACCTGTGAAAGGTTTTTTCTCTTCTTCTCGTTGCGTAAAAGTCTTGCCGAACGGGTAAAGAATTCATGTGACTCTACAAAATCCCGCTGCCTTTCATACCAGGTCCTGAAAGGGATCTTCTGGGTGCTGTTCTCGCTCCATTCGCGGTGCAGCCGGAGGGCGGTGATGAAAAAGTCATCGCGTCCGATATAATCCAGGTCTGCATCGCAGAGTATTTTCTCCAGCAGGGTGCGGGGTTGCTGTGGCATGGTCGTTGAAATGATCAACTGTCTGACCACCGCCAACTGTTTGTCGGAATATCCAAAACCTGGCAGGGTTTCTTCTGCAAAATCGCAGGCCAGGGGTTCATTGTTTTCATACGACCAAAGAAAGCCTGTGTCGTGATAAAGGGCAGCGGTAAGTAACAGCAACAGGTTGTCATCCCCGACCTTTTCCATGATGGCCAGGGTTTCTACTGAGCGGCAAACGTCGAGGGTGTGCTGGGCGTTATGGTAAAAAAGGGAGGGGCTTAATTCCCGTGAAAGTTTCTGGACAATAAATTCTTTTGCACGGGTAAATTCCATAAAAACATCACTATGGTTAGAGGGCATGGATTGAAAACCATACCTTTCCTGTAAAGGCAAAAGACTTACAGGTGGATTTTTCCCGTTTTTTCGATCAAAGTAGCCTAACATTCAACATGGTATGCGTCGGACAAACGCTAACAAGGGTAAAACGAAGTTTTTGTATTTATCGTATATATAATTTATTTTTTCCGGCAGAAAATTTATAAAACAGGCTATAATGCAGCATCACAGAAGTATTTCCATCATTTTTCCCAAATCCGCTGATATAATACGGGTCCATGTCCGAACCCGGCTTGCGTGCCAGCATCAGCCTGATGCGTAAATCCCATCCCAGGTATAAGTTCCAGAATAATTTGGTTTTCAATCCCCCGCCAATTTCTGCCCAGTGGGCCGAATACCTGGCTGCCTCGAAGGCCCCTTCCACAGAGCCCCAGTAAGGATCGTTGATGATAATCCTGGGGGCTTCGTGGCTTAGCGTACCAAAACCATAACGGAAGGAGAGGAAGATCTCTTCTCCTTTCATGGATGGATTTTTCTGAAGCAGGTTGTAATTCACTCCCGCCCGGAAAAATAGTCCCCGGGCATCGTAGTTATGGGTTTCACGTGCTATAGCTACGTCCAAGTTGCCAGCTTCAATGGCTGCAAACCAGTTTGGCTGCCATTCAAAGCTCCCCGAGATACCATGCACCATCACCTCAGGCTCAAAGTAATTTCTTGCCAATCCCGAAAGGTCATACCCTAAGCTAACCGTTGGCCTGAAAACCAGCGTGTCCATGTCTTGCGCCCTGGCTCCAAGACTAAAGGTCAGCGTCAGGATAAAGCAGTATTTTGATATGTTCTTCAAGGCTGTGGTTAAGCAGGTTTTGGGATAGTTGAACGGTGCTGATCCGGTAATTGGTATGTGATACTTCAAGAATATCATAGAACATTGTAAATCCGCATTCGGCAGAGACAAAATTCAGGGAATGGGTATATTCCACCCAAAGGGTGTCCGTGATGTTCTCAGGGAAAATGAAAACAAAGCCAGTGTTAGTCGATGCAGGGTTCAGTGGGACTTCAATGCTACGGACACTTTTGGTGTTATCGTAAATCAGGCTGTCGGCCCGGCCTGCACCATAAACGGTGAGGCTGTCGACGGTGTAGGCCGTTGGCGCCCCATCTATAACAGTGGGCAGGTAAAAGCCCAGCCGAAGCGGGTTGGAGGTGGCTTCCTCGCATAACTCGTCGCTTTGGCAAGAGCCCAGGAACAACATGCTGAGCAAACATGCCACCACCATCATTGCACCCGATCCTGAAATGACTTTCATATCCGGCAAAAATAAGAAAAAATACCAAGGAGGGTGGTGGATAGTTTCTCTTACCCTTAGAAATGTAAAATTAGCTTTCCGTTTTTTGAGCAAAAGAAAATGTAATACCTCCTCTGAAGTACCTCAGGGGCATGGGGCGGTTGGCAATGATCTGGTAAGGGGTGTTCCAGAGGTTCTCCACGGTCAGGTTCAGCCCCAACTGGTGATTGAAAACGCTATGTTTCCAGTACAAGCCAATATCCCCGGTGTGGTAAGAAGGCAACGACTGGCTGTTGTCGCTGTTTGTGTATCGCTTTCCAGTGATCTCGTGGTTGTAGAAGATGCCCAGGCTCCTGATGGAAAACCTCAGGTTGATGCCTCCGCGGTGATGTGGCACATAGATAAGTTGTTTGCCCATCGAAGGGTCGTCTTCACCAACTCCTTTTGAATTTTGCGCGATGGTGTGGTCATATCTTAGGCTCCATTCAATGGTGCCCTGTCCCAATTGCCAATGGCCTCCCCATCGGCTTTCCAGGCCGTAGCTTTTCACCTCCAGCCTGTTTTCGGGCATCCATATCCACGAGTCGCCCTGAGGCAGCCAGATGATCCAGTTGCGTATGCTCCTGTGATAACCGCCGATGCTCAGATGTTCAAAGATATTGAAGGATTGCTTGTTGATTGCCCGGGCCACATTGCGTTCAACACGCATTTCGCCGCCCCAGCCCTGTTCGGGTTTCAGGTCGGGATTGCCCCCCGGGTTCCAGTAAAGGTCATTCAGTGAGGGCAGCAGATAGCTGTATCCGGCATTGCCCTTTACTACCCAGTGACGGATAGGTTTCCAGGCAAGGCCCAGAGAAGGTGAAAAGGGAATTTCCCGGTCTCTTACAATCTCCTGGCGCCCGCTCAGCACCACTTCCAACTGGTCTTCAAAGGCCTCCCACTTGGTGGAGGCAAACAGCGCCAGGCTGTTCCGGTATTTTTCCTCTTCATACTCTTCCGCCTTGGCGGTGGTTTTTTGAACATTGAAACCCCAATTCACGATCAAGCCCTTAAGGGGGTTCCAGCGAGCCTCCGCTTCCCCTGTTAACTGATTGGAATAACTGTTTGCGAGGTATTCGAAGTTGTCGCTGAAATCGAGGTAATCTTCAAAATGGGCTCCCCTGACAAATATCAGCAACCTGGGCAGACTGAGCTGGTATTGCGCGTTGAGCCGCAGGCTTTGATCCTGTTGCCTCGACTCATAATACGCCATATCAAGTGAGGGTGGAATGTCGCGGTCGCTTTCCTGCCACCACCAACGCAGATCAAACCGGTGGGCTTTCCCCAGCTGAAACCAGGTGTCGTGCATGATGCCCCTTTGGGTGATGCCTGCTAATTCCTGGGTCTCGATAGGGTTTTCCGGGAGGGTGGTGTTTTCGAAACGGTACTGGTTTCCGGCATTCCGGTTGAAGGCCCGCAAGGTCGTCGAGAAACGGGGCCTCCCATAGCTTATCTTCACTTGCTGGCTCAGGTCGCCAATGCTTCCGGTATAAAAGCCCAGGCTGCCGGAAAGGCCCTGTTTTCTGCTGGGATGGTTGTTGATAAAAATGGCCCCTCCCATGGCTCCGCTGCCCCACAGGGCACTTCCTCCGCCATACTGTACCTGGACCTCATCGGCAAACAGGGCCGGTAATAAAGCAAGATCAGTCTGTCCATTCATCGGGCTATGCAGGTTGAAGCCGTTCCACATCAGGGCAGTCTGGCCCGGTTGTCCACCCCGCAAGGCGGTGCTGGCAAGAATCCCCGGACCATAACTTTTGATAAACAATCCTGTTTGCCTGCCAAGTAAATATCCCAAATCCTGATCAGGTTGCCGCTGAAGCGCGAGGCTATCGAGCGTTTGGGTGTTGTGGCCAGTGCCGAAATCCGTTTGACGTCTGGCGGTAATGGAAACTTCCTGCAAGGTGATCAGGGTGTCGGGTTCTTCTGCATAAGTGGCGGCAATGAAAAGCCCGCTAAACAAAAAAAACATTAATCCTTTTTGCATAATGCATGAATTTCGTCCCGGAACAATCCGGGAATGTTAAACAAATGATATAATTTCTATCATCTGTAACAAACGGTGAAACCAGTTGGAGAAAAAAAGAGGACTCAATTTTTCTTCGCTTTTTTCCCGAAAGCTACAAATTCACTGGTTATGGCAGGTCTTCTGACTTACTCCTTGTTTACCGCCTTCCCATCCCGTATAATAGGGGACAGTGGCATAGATTGGTAACAATTGGAAAGAGCTTACAGCAGCGGGAACTGTCCAGGATTTTCACCTGATTCCCTTTTCATCCGGAGCACCCGATTGGGTTCCGGAACCGTAACCGGGGCAAAGATAGAGGATTTTTCTATGAAAGGTAGCGGTGTTGATAACTCCCTGAAAAAAGCTGGAAAGACAAAGAAAGCCAGCAAGCTAAGCTTGTTTATAAATCCTGTTTTTTCTGAAAAACGGTTTTATTCAGTTGCTGTTTTTTCTTTTTCTTCATTTCCCTTGTGGGGACAAACAAGAATCGGGAAAAGCCATTGAATAATCCGGACCAGAGGTTCCCGGGCAAAAGGAATAAAGAATCCCTTTTAATAATGCAGGATTCGGGTTTTCTGCCTTCAGAGCAGGGCCAGGGTTTGTGAACCAAAGAATAACAGCCGGAGGCAGATCCAGATCACGGCAATAGAATAGACGAATTTGAGCAAAGCGCCCGCCAGCAACCCCACAAGACTTCCAAAGGCAGCCCTGACGGCCGGGGCCAGGTCCCTGTTGTTCGATAATTCGGCAATGAGGGCTCCCAAAAAAGGGCCAACAATAATTCCTGCAGGCGGGAAAAAGAAAATACCAGCCACTAAACCAATGGCCGCACCATACATCCCCCGTTTGCTTCCCCCGGTCCTGCGGGTTCCGTAAACGGGCAAAACCAGGTCGACAATGGTGATGATGGCTGCCAGCAGGCCAAAAATGATCAGCTGTTTGCCGGTGAAATCATAACCCGGGGTGAAATGTAGAATCAGCATCCCGGCAAAGCTCAGGGGAGGGCCGGGCAATACAGGCAGAAATGCCCCCACGGTGCCCAGTATCAGCAGCAGGATGCTAAGGGTAATCAAAAGGCCTTCAGCCATATGCTAGTATTCTTTTGATGGTATGATAATGGCCAGGATCAAATAAAATATGATGCCAGCGCCGGTAAGGCCAAACAAAACAAAAAGAATACGAATCAAGGTAGGATCGATGTCGAAGTATTCGGCAATTCCACTGCAAACACCTGCAATCATCCGGTCGCTGCCTTTGGTCAATTTTTTGTTCATGTTTTTGGTGTTAATGGTTTATAAAATGGTCTTCCAGGAAAAAGCTTCATTCAACAAGGACCTTTTGGTGAAAGTTCCCCTGTTCGGTGGTTAATATCAATAGATAAAGGCCTGGTATCATGTTATTGGTACTGATACGGGTTTCACCGGGAACCAGGGTTTCTGTGAAGACCCTTGCCCCATGCAACGTGAATAATTCCAACTTGTACGTGCCTTCGGGTGCTTCAAGAATAAACCAGTCCCGGGCGGGGTTGGGGTAAACAGTTATTTTTGCGATAGCCTGGGGATCGCTTACCGAGACATTATTTTCGTCCCAGATTCTGCTGGCAAACTCTGGATGGTCAATGAAAGGATTCCGGTTCCCCTGGATCTCGTAAATGGCCTGGTTGCGGAGGATTTCCTTTTGGCTGACCGGATCCCGGGTATGCCATTCCAGAAACATCTCTTCCGCCCAGGCTTTCAGGCCAGGGAATTCATTGCTGGTGAACACTTCACCGGCATTGCCATTGCCAATCCATTCGCTGAGGTCGTCCTCATAGCGGGTGGCCATATAAAAATATCCCCGGGCGATGTCACCCTTGTAAGCATCGATAGGTTCGAAGGCAATCCCTGAATAACCCGATAAGATGTTGGGTCCCAGTTTACTGCCATTCTGCGATGTCCAGCTGGGATTGTTGACCTCCCCGTAAGGGTAATTGCCTCTTTTGCCATTCACCATCTTATCGGAGGGAAAAATATGAAACAGCTCGGTGTACATTGGCATGGCGCTCTCAAACCACGATTGTGGAACCGAGTGCTCGCGGTTGTAAAATTCGCCCTCAACATTCCCCCCTGAGCCGGAATCCTGATCATCGCCAAAGGTGAAGGTGTAGGGAGGTTCCTGGCAGGGGATGTCGGAATACATATCCCAGACCTTTCCTGAATAAGTGGCGTCAGTTTCCAGGAAATGGGTCCACAGGCTTGAATAGGTTTGGGGCTGGTGGTCGTTGATGATGTCAAACAGCTGGGTCTTAAGCTGACTGCCCTGTCCGGTGGCTCCATCATAATATCCGCTGGGAATGGTACTTTCAATCCCCAAGCCTGAAACACCAAGGATTTCGGGGCCCGAATCACCGGATTGATGGGTTATTGTCCCCTGCTTTTCACCGGTTGATTCAGGGAAAAACCTTACATAGATCCGCCTGGAGGCAATCGTTCCGTTGTTTTGGGTCAGGTTCAGGCTGCTTCCGAAATTTTCACTGCAATCCAAAGAAATCCTGAAGGGCCCATCTGCACTAATGGAAAGATCTTCGCTCAACTCACTGGCCTGAACGTAATAAAACTGCACATCGGAGAAATGCCCCGGAAAAACTCCCCGAAAATCTGGCAGACTGGACACGGAGAGGCTAATGCTGCCCGCGGAGATGGCTTGAACATTTGTCATAATCAGCGCAAAAACCAGGAGCAAGGGGGTGAACTTGCGAGTAGTGAAAATTGACATTCGTTTCGTATTAATTGGCAAATGTAGGGAAAAGGCTCAAGAAATAAAATGCCTCATCTTCAAAAGTCCTTGCCTGATCATCTTTTTTTAAAAAAACCAAATTATGATTTGAACCGGAGTTTAACCGGTGTTTAACCAATTATAACCGGTTAAACACCGGTTAAACTCCGGTTTAAAGCTGATTCAGATTTTCCAAAAGAGTTTTCCAAAGAAATGTTTTTTTTCAATCTTATTGAGCTTTGTAAGAATAATAGGGATGGGGCAGGAACAGGTTGAGCAAAGGATTCAGTCAGGGAACCTATGATTATTTATGTTCGGTGTTTAAGAAAAAAGATGCCCGGAGGTTTTTTCCGGGCAGCTTTTTAAAAAGAAAAGTTGAATGACGGCTTATTGCCTGATCATTTTCCTGACGTAAACCTGTCCGGTTTTGTCAATCAATTGAATGATGTACAAGCCTCTCTCAAGGGATGAAGTGCCAATTTGGAGGTCGCCATCCACAGCCTCATATTCCCTTACGATCTGCCCACTGCTGTTCACAAGACGAACAATGTCAATTTGTTCGAGGTTTAACAGACGGATGTGGTCGCTGAAAGGGTTGGGGTAAATGCTCACAGCGGGCATTTCTGTCAACGTGACACTGGTGGAAAGTTCAAAATCATCCAGATCTCTTGCCGTAACCTGGATGGTTGTCAGGTATTGGCTCACCAAAACGCTAAGGTTTTGTGGCTGCACAGGTACCGCAGTTCCAATATAGTCAGCATCGAAGAAGGAGGTGCGGAATACGCCATTGCCATTTGCCGAGGTCAGTTCGTAATTCTGGCTGGTGGCAAAGTTGCCGGAAGCGTTGGCGAAACTGACATTTTCTATCTTCACCAGTTTGGCCTGGTCGTCTGATGTCAGGCTGGCCAGGGTGCGGACTTCCGGGACCACCGGGTTGCCTGTTGAGGTAGCTGCGCCGGGGTCTTCGGTTGGGACGAACTGAAGCATGCCGTTGTTGATGGTCAGGGTTCCTGTAATGCCTGTGATCCCATCACCAATGTCATAATTTGTGCTAATAACTCCATCGAAGTCGTCTATCACAATAGCAGCGCTATTGTCCTGGATGTACTTCTGGTTACGGAAATTTTGCTGGTATGTTAGTATGGCTTCTCCAGTAAGCTGGTAAGGCATTCCTGTTTCCCCTCCACGCAAAGCCAGCAAGTTGGACACCTGGGTAGCTTCGTTGCTGATGACCTCAACACTTACGTTATCGAGTTGAAGGTGCCCCATGGCTTCGTCAGAATTGCGCAAAGAGAAAATAAATT harbors:
- a CDS encoding DUF6048 family protein — protein: MKNISKYCFILTLTFSLGARAQDMDTLVFRPTVSLGYDLSGLARNYFEPEVMVHGISGSFEWQPNWFAAIEAGNLDVAIARETHNYDARGLFFRAGVNYNLLQKNPSMKGEEIFLSFRYGFGTLSHEAPRIIINDPYWGSVEGAFEAARYSAHWAEIGGGLKTKLFWNLYLGWDLRIRLMLARKPGSDMDPYYISGFGKNDGNTSVMLHYSLFYKFSAGKNKLYIR
- a CDS encoding endonuclease, whose translation is MSIFTTRKFTPLLLVFALIMTNVQAISAGSISLSVSSLPDFRGVFPGHFSDVQFYYVQASELSEDLSISADGPFRISLDCSENFGSSLNLTQNNGTIASRRIYVRFFPESTGEKQGTITHQSGDSGPEILGVSGLGIESTIPSGYYDGATGQGSQLKTQLFDIINDHQPQTYSSLWTHFLETDATYSGKVWDMYSDIPCQEPPYTFTFGDDQDSGSGGNVEGEFYNREHSVPQSWFESAMPMYTELFHIFPSDKMVNGKRGNYPYGEVNNPSWTSQNGSKLGPNILSGYSGIAFEPIDAYKGDIARGYFYMATRYEDDLSEWIGNGNAGEVFTSNEFPGLKAWAEEMFLEWHTRDPVSQKEILRNQAIYEIQGNRNPFIDHPEFASRIWDENNVSVSDPQAIAKITVYPNPARDWFILEAPEGTYKLELFTLHGARVFTETLVPGETRISTNNMIPGLYLLILTTEQGNFHQKVLVE
- a CDS encoding DUF6452 family protein, which produces MKVISGSGAMMVVACLLSMLFLGSCQSDELCEEATSNPLRLGFYLPTVIDGAPTAYTVDSLTVYGAGRADSLIYDNTKSVRSIEVPLNPASTNTGFVFIFPENITDTLWVEYTHSLNFVSAECGFTMFYDILEVSHTNYRISTVQLSQNLLNHSLEEHIKILLYPDADL
- a CDS encoding TonB-dependent receptor yields the protein MQKGLMFFLFSGLFIAATYAEEPDTLITLQEVSITARRQTDFGTGHNTQTLDSLALQRQPDQDLGYLLGRQTGLFIKSYGPGILASTALRGGQPGQTALMWNGFNLHSPMNGQTDLALLPALFADEVQVQYGGGSALWGSGAMGGAIFINNHPSRKQGLSGSLGFYTGSIGDLSQQVKISYGRPRFSTTLRAFNRNAGNQYRFENTTLPENPIETQELAGITQRGIMHDTWFQLGKAHRFDLRWWWQESDRDIPPSLDMAYYESRQQDQSLRLNAQYQLSLPRLLIFVRGAHFEDYLDFSDNFEYLANSYSNQLTGEAEARWNPLKGLIVNWGFNVQKTTAKAEEYEEEKYRNSLALFASTKWEAFEDQLEVVLSGRQEIVRDREIPFSPSLGLAWKPIRHWVVKGNAGYSYLLPSLNDLYWNPGGNPDLKPEQGWGGEMRVERNVARAINKQSFNIFEHLSIGGYHRSIRNWIIWLPQGDSWIWMPENRLEVKSYGLESRWGGHWQLGQGTIEWSLRYDHTIAQNSKGVGEDDPSMGKQLIYVPHHRGGINLRFSIRSLGIFYNHEITGKRYTNSDNSQSLPSYHTGDIGLYWKHSVFNHQLGLNLTVENLWNTPYQIIANRPMPLRYFRGGITFSFAQKTES
- a CDS encoding HD domain-containing protein, translated to MPSNHSDVFMEFTRAKEFIVQKLSRELSPSLFYHNAQHTLDVCRSVETLAIMEKVGDDNLLLLLTAALYHDTGFLWSYENNEPLACDFAEETLPGFGYSDKQLAVVRQLIISTTMPQQPRTLLEKILCDADLDYIGRDDFFITALRLHREWSENSTQKIPFRTWYERQRDFVESHEFFTRSARLLRNEKKRKNLSQVKELLDLIETSTNFDQKKINGIKKLYL
- a CDS encoding universal stress protein; translated protein: MEPEKKEVILVATDFTKIGDYAIDNAAQMARLTGAKLVVLHVVNETTKSKLKKEKKTIDSIGSRLNDICKKIESQYGIEADFMAPEGSIFNTIAETAKTTEATYLFMGTHGKNGVQFLLGSFALKVITTSPAPMFVVKKQSENNKFKNFVYPLDTELGSKQKVKWAIELNQALGSAFHILVYFPNDEPIQRKMTGDLKQVTKILDQYKVPYTIGYHKSIKGFEQAVVNLALEKKADAIMMSTDPEKITWNPFGSPEEKLIYNKEGIPVLCINSQDLKVIIGGP
- a CDS encoding DUF456 domain-containing protein — encoded protein: MAEGLLITLSILLLILGTVGAFLPVLPGPPLSFAGMLILHFTPGYDFTGKQLIIFGLLAAIITIVDLVLPVYGTRRTGGSKRGMYGAAIGLVAGIFFFPPAGIIVGPFLGALIAELSNNRDLAPAVRAAFGSLVGLLAGALLKFVYSIAVIWICLRLLFFGSQTLALL
- a CDS encoding PspC domain-containing protein gives rise to the protein MNKKLTKGSDRMIAGVCSGIAEYFDIDPTLIRILFVLFGLTGAGIIFYLILAIIIPSKEY